Proteins co-encoded in one Brassica rapa cultivar Chiifu-401-42 chromosome A02, CAAS_Brap_v3.01, whole genome shotgun sequence genomic window:
- the LOC103852134 gene encoding protein YLS7 — MTLSPPRLSRSVYPRKIPSIAFAIGGLTSFIIFASLLLLSHPLGSSLTGYLYGTETTQHLEFHHSSSRDTSDPNPSPDSTINTPPLLTQHREEDNEALPTNHVSVEKEDPVETECDLFHGNWFYDPKGPLYTNNSCPLLTQMQNCQGNGRPDKSYENWRWKPSQCDLPRFDAKKFLELMRGKTLAFIGDSVARNQMESMMCLLWQVETPVNRGNRKMQRWYFRSSSVMIARMWSSWLVHQFNEPFSFAPQGVTKLKLDQPDERIMEALPKFDVVVLSSGHWFAKQSVYILNDEIVGGQLWWPDKTKHAKVSNVEAFGISVETILKAVAKHPSYKGLTILRTWSPDHYEGGAWNTGGSCTGKEEPLSPGKLVKNGFTEVMYEQQAKGFQRAVEDDKVGNRSKKMKLMDITEAFGYRHDGHPGPYRSPDPKKITKRGPDGQPPPQDCLHWCMPGPVDTWNEMVLEIIRRDMEGGGSRP; from the exons atgactTTATCTCCTCCTCGGCTTTCAAGAAGCGTGTATCCTCGGAAAATTCCTTCAATTGCGTTTGCTATTGGTGGCTTAACATCCTTCATCATCTTCGCTTCTCTGCTTCTCTTATCACATCCCCTTGGCTCTTCCCTTACTGGTTATCTCTACGGAACTGAGACCACTCAACATCTCGAGTTTCACCATAGTAGCAGCAGAGATACTTCTGATCCAAACCCATCTCCTGACTCCACCATTAACACGCCTCCATTGCTGACACAACATAGAGAGGAGGATAATGAGGCGCTTCCTACAAATCATGTTTCCGTTGAAAAAGAAGATCCAGTAGAAACAg aatgTGATCTGTTTCATGGTAACTGGTTCTATGATCCGAAGGGACCTTTGTACACGAACAACTCTTGTCCTCTTCTGACGCAGATGCAGAACTGTCAGGGCAATGGGAGACCTGACAAGAGCTATGAGAATTGGAGATGGAAACCGTCTCAGTGTGATCTTCCACGGTTCGATGCCAAGAAGTTTCTAGAGCTAATGAGAGGCAAAACACTAGCTTTTATAGGTGATTCCGTTGCTCGTAATCAGATGGAGTCTATGATGTGCCTTCTTTGGCAG gtaGAAACTCCGGTTAACCGCGGGAACCGGAAGATGCAGAGATGGTATTTCAGGTCATCATCAGTGATGATAGCTCGGATGTGGTCATCTTGGCTCGTCCACCAGTTCAACGAACCGTTTAGTTTTGCTCCACAAGGTGTGACTAAACTCAAGCTCGACCAACCTGATGAGCGTATAATGGAAGCTCTTCCGAAATTCGACGTTGTTGTGCTTTCATCAGGCCACTGGTTCGCTAAACAGTCTGTCTACATTTTAAACGACGAGATTGTTGGAGGCCAGTTATGGTGGCCGGACAAAACTAAGCATGCAAAGGTCAGCAACGTGGAAGCATTTGGGATCTCTGTAGAGACAATCTTGAAGGCAGTAGCTAAACACCCAAGCTACAAGGGTCTGACCATCTTGCGGACTTGGTCGCCTGATCATTACGAGGGCGGTGCTTGGAACACAGGCGGGTCGTGCACGGGTAAAGAAGAGCCTCTCTCTCCTGGGAAGTTGGTCAAAAACGGGTTCACGGAGGTAATGTATGAGCAGCAAGCGAAGGGGTTTCAACGAGCTGTGGAGGATGATAAGGTCGGGAATAGATCGAAGAAGATGAAGCTGATGGATATCACTGAGGCTTTCGGGTATCGCCACGATGGTCATCCTGGTCCGTATAGAAGTCCTGACCCCAAGAAGATCACGAAACGTGGACCGGATGGTCAGCCACCGCCACAAGACTGCTTGCACTGGTGCATGCCCGGGCCGGTGGATACGTGGAATGAGATGGTGCTGGAGATTATAAGGAGAGATATGGAGGGTGGAGGAAGTAGACCATAA